The Paenibacillus sp. FSL H7-0357 nucleotide sequence TTCTTGATGGCAGCTTCGAAAACTTCCATCGGATCTTTGCCTGTGCGTTCTTGAATCAACTTGAACGAATTGTACAGAATGCTTTGAGCGACACCTCTTTTACCACCCAGCATAATACGGTTGATCAAACGAGTAACCAACTTGCTATTATACAATGGATCTGGCAATACATCTCTCTTAGTAACTGGACCTTTGCGTGGCATGGATATCCCCCTTTCTCAATGTTTATTATTCAGATATTCTTAACTTATTTCTTTGCTTTAGGACGTTTTGCACCATACTTGGAACGAGCTTGCATACGGTTAGCAACGCCTGCTGTATCCAAAGCGCCACGAACGATGTGATAACGAACTCCTGCAAGGTCCTTAACTTTACCTCCGCGCAGCAATACAACACTGTGCTCTTGAAGGTTATGTCCAATACCCGGAATGTAAGCAGTCACCTCAAGACGGTTCGTCAAACGAACACGGGCATACTTACGAAGCGCGGAGTTTGGTTTACGTGGAGTCATTGTGCCTACACGAGTGCACACACCGCGTTTTTGCGGGGCGCTCAAATTTGTAGTCTCACGCTTGAGGGCGTTGAACCCTTTTTGAAGAGCGGGAGATTTGGATTTTTCGATTTTGGCTTGACGGCCTTTACGAACCAGTTGATTAATAGTTGGCATTGTTGTGCCACCCCCTTCCTGAAATAGTAATCTATTTACGAACATTAAGTCCACAGACCCAGGCGGTTCATAAAAAGACAAATGAAAAGTCTTTGTTGCCGAAGTGTACCCCGGTACAAAAACGCTTCTCGTGCTATTGTTTTAAGACGGCTGCCATAGCAGCACCAACTTCTATACCGCAAGCTTTGCCCAAATTCAGCATCGTGTCCACATAAGAGACCTTCACACCTTGTTTGTTACAAAGCATAACAATTCTGGAAGTAAGCCGTTGATCTCCGTCCTCTGCCACATAGACTTCTGCGGCTTGGCCCAACTCTACCGCCTTGACGGTTTGTTTGGTACCGATCTTGACCTGAGCATCCTGCAGTCCTCTATCATCAGTCATGATAAATCATTACCTCCAATGAACAAGAATAACCAGGCTACTCACGCACCTTAGACATATTAGCATTATCAGTAGATGATGTCAAGAGAATCGGCAATAAATTTATTAATATTCACAGCAGGCAGCAGCGCCACGTCTATAAATAGCCGTGGCATAATCAACTGCCCGCCATGATTATTTAACTATTCAGCAGGAACCGTTTCTAAAGCTTCTTGCGAGCTTTCGACATTCGGATCACTCAGCTTCACATTACGGTAACGATTCATGCCAGTACCTGCAGGAATCAACTTACCGATAATAACATTTTCTTTGAGTCCAAGCAACTTATCTACTTTACCCTTAATTGCAGCATCAGTCAAGACGCGGGTAGTTTCTTGGAAGGAGGCCGCAGACAGGAAGGAATCTGTCTCCAGGGATGCCTTAGTAATACCGAGCAGTACCGGTTTGGCAACTGCAGGCTCATTACCAGAAAGAATGGCTTCCTTATTCGCAGCTTCGTATTCATGAATGTCCGCAAATGCACCTGGCAAGAGATTCGTATCACCAGCATCGATAATACGGATTTTGCGCAGCATCTGCTTAATCATAACTTCAATGTGCTTATCATTGATCTCAACGCCTTGGTTACGGTATACACGCTGTACTTCTTGCAGAATGTAGTTTTGTACCCCGCGGATCCCTTTGATGCGCAACATTTCTTTAGGGTCGATCGAACCGTCAGTCAGCTCATCGCCAGCTTCAATCTCCTGGCCTTCACTGACACGCAAACGCGAACCGTAGGTGATGGAATAAGTCTTAGATTCAGCTTCACCTTGAACCTCGATTTCGCGGCGGTCCTTGGTTTCGCGGATTTCCTTGATTACCCCGTCAATTTCACTGATTGTAGCCTGACCTTTAGGGTTACGGGCTTCAAACAACTCCTGGATACGCGGCAAACCTTGCGTGATGTCATCACCGGCAACACCCCCGGTATGGAACGTACGCATTGTAAGCTGGGTTCCCGGCTCACCGATGGATTGTGCCGCGATAATACCGACAGCTTCACCGATTTCCACGAATTTACCTGTTGCCAGGTTACGTCCGTAGCATTTCTTGCAGACACCGTGACGCGCACGGCAGCTCAGCACAGAACGGATCTGCAGTTTGGTCACACCAGCGTTAACAATCGCCTCAGCTTTGTCGGAGTCAATTAGATCGTTGCGGTGAACGAGGATTTCCTTCGTTTCCGGATGACGTACAGTTTCAAAGGAGTAGCGGCCTTCAATACGGTCGTACAGATCTTCGATAACTTCCTTGCCATCTTGAATACGGCTGACGGTGAAGCCTTTATCGGTACCACAGTCTTCTTCACGGACAATAACGTCTTGGGCAACGTCAACGAGACGACGGGTCAAGTATCCGGAGTCGGCTGTACGCAGCGCTGTATCGGCCAGACCTTTACGCGCTCCGTGAGTGGAGATAAAGTACTCGAGGACGGTCAGACCTTCACGGAAGTTCGCTTTGATTGGCAATTCGAAAATCCGTCCCGATGGTGTAGCCATCAGTCCGCGCATACCACCCAGCTGGGTAATCTGCGATTTGTTACCACGCGCTTTGGAGTCAACCATGAGCATGATGGAATTGAAACGGTCCATCGATTTCAACAACACGTTGGTAAGATCATCCTTCGTCTTCGACCAGATCTCAATAACACGGTCATACCGTTCGTCATTGGTGATCAGACCACGGCGATATTGGTTGGCAACCACATCGACCTTAGCCTCGGACTCTTTCAGGATTGTAGCTTTTTCCTCCGGAACGATAACGTCCGATACGGCAACCGTAACACCGGAACGTGTGGAGTACGTAAAGCCGAGTTGCTTGATTTTATCCAAAATCACAGACGTTTTGGTCGTGTGATAGGTTTCGAAGCAGCGGGCAATAATCAGACCCAGGTATTCCTTACCTACAGCACTTGCTTCCGGAGCATTCATAATCAGCTCACGGATGTCCGCGCCTTTTTCATAGATAAAGTATTTCTCTGGTGTGCCTTGCAGCAGGTTTGTTTTGGTCGCTTCATTGATATAAGGGAAGCTGCTAGGATAGATCTCGTTAAAGATGATCTTTCCGACCGTAGTAATCAGCATTGCGCCTTGTTGCTGTTCTGTAAAGCAGGTTTTACCCAGAGCCTTAACAGGAATAGCTACACGGGCGTGCAGACCTGCGGTTCCACGCTGGTAAGCTGAAACAGCTTCGTTCACGGTGCGCAGAATCATACCCGTACCCTTTTCTTCCTTGTTGTCCATGGTCAGGTAGAACGTACCGAGGACCATATCCTGGGAAGGAGTAACAACCGGTTTGCCGTCCTTAGGGTTCAGGATGTTACCGGAGGCCAGCATGAGCAGACGTGCTTCCGCTTGAGCTTCTGCAGACAGAGGAACGTGCACCGCCATTTGGTCACCGTCAAAGTCGGCATTGTAAGCCGTACATACGAGCGGGTGAAGACGGATAGCATGACCTTCTACCAGAATCGGTTCAAAAGCTTGAATACCGAGACGGTGAAGTGTAGGGGCACGGTTCAGCAGAACCGGATGCTCTCTGATTACTTCTTCAAGCACATCCCATACTTCAGGACTTACACGCTCAACTTTACGTTTTGCGCTCTTGATGTTATGGGCCAAGCCCTTGTTCACCAATTCTTTCATAACAAACGGTTTGAAGAGTTCAAGCGCCATTTTCTTTGGAAGTCCGCATTGGTACATTTTGAGATACGGTCCTACAACGATAACGGAACGTCCGGAATAGTCAACCCGTTTACCGAGCAAGTTCTGACGGAAACGTCCTTGTTTACCTTTCAGCATATGGCTGAGCGATTTGAGCGGACGGTTACCAGGACCCGTTACAGGGCGGCCGCGACGGCCGTTGTCGATAAGTGCATCGACAGCTTCCTGAAGCATCCGTTTCTCATTCTGCACGATAATATCAGGAGCACCCAGATCAAGCAGTCTTTTCAGACGGTTGTTCCGGTTGATTACGCGACGGTAGAGGTCGTTAAGGTCAGACGTAGCAAAACGGCCACCATCCAATTGAACCATCGGGCGAAGCTCCGGAGGAATAACCGGAAGCACATCCATGATCATCCAATCAGGCTTGTTGCCGGAGTTGCGGAACGCTTCAATAACTTCCAGACGTTTGATCGCCCGGTTGCGGCGTTGGCCTTGGGCGGTGCGAAGCTCTTCCTTGAGGAATTCCAATTCCTTCTCGATGTCGATATCCTGAAGCAGCTTCTTCACAGCTTCGGCACCCATGCCGGCTTGGAAACCGTAGCCGTATTTCTCACGGTAGCTGCGGTATTCTTTCTCGGACAGCAGTTGTTTCTTCTCCAGCGGCGTTTCACCTGGATCGGTTACAACATAAGATGCAAAGTAGATGATCTCTTCAAGCGATCTCGGGGACATATCGAGTGCCAGACCCATACGGCTTGGAATACCTTTGAAATACCAGATATGAGATACAGGAGCCGCCAGTTCAATGTGGCCCATACGTTCGCGGCGAACTTTAGCACGGGTAACTTCCACGCCGCACCGGTCGCACACTACGCCCTTATAACGGACGCGTTTGTATTTACCACAGTGACATTCCCAGTCTTTTTGCGGTCCGAAGATACGTTCGCAGAAAAGACCTTCTTTTTCCGGCTTCAATGTACGATAGTTAATGGTTTCCGGTTTTTTCACTTCTCCGCGGGACCAAGAACGAATCTTCTCCGGAGAAGCAAGCCCGATTTTCATGAATTCAAAATTGTTAACGTCCAACAAGGAGCAACCCTCCTTAACCTATATCCTGATTTAGTACCGGAGGCCCTCCCTTGACGGTTAGATCAAAAGAGGGCACGGTCCTTTTTAAATGAAATTGATTCTTACAGTTAAATTACTCTATTCCGACTTCTGCGCCTTCCAAATTGAGGCTCAGCTTGTCGCCTGACGTCTCATCCTCATCATCCAGTTCCTTCATTTCAATTTCCTGCTCGTCGCCGCTGAGGATCTTAACATCCATACCAAGCGACTGCAGTTCCTTGATGAGTACTTTGAACGATTCCGGAACACCTGGTTCTGGAACATTCTCACCTTTGACAATGGATTCGTACGTCTTGACACGGCCGACCACGTCATCGGACTTCACAGTTAAAATCTCTTGAAGTGTATATGCAGCACCGTAAGCTTCAAGCGCCCAAACTTCCATCTCCCCGAAACGCTGTCCACCGAACTGGGCTTTACCGCCGAGTGGCTGCTGTGTAACGAGAGAGTAAGGTCCTGTGGAACGGGCATGAATCTTATCGTCAACCATGTGCGCCAGTTTGATCATGTGCATAACGCCGACAGTAACTTCACGCTCGAAGCGTTCACCTGTACGGCCGTCATAAAGCACAGTCTTACCATTACGCTGCATGCCGGCTTCTTCCATCGTATCAAATACGTCGTTCTCACGCGCTCCATCAAATACTGGAGTAGCTACGTGAATACCGAGCTGCAGGGCAGCCATACCGATATGAACTTCGAGCACCTGGCCGATGTTCATACGGGAAGGAACGCCCAGAGGGTTCAGGACAACCTGTACCGGTGTACCATCAGGAAGGAATGGCATATCTTCTTCAGGCAGGATACGGGCAACGACACCCTTGTTACCGTGACGTCCGGCCATCTTGTCACCTTCAGAAATCTTACGTTTCTGAGCGATGTAGACACGAACCAGCTGATTTACACCCGGAGGCAGCTCATCGCCGTTCTCGCGTGTAAATACTTTAACGTCAACGATAATACCGTCACTACCATGAGGAACGCGCAGCGAAGTATCGCGCACTTCGCGGGCTTTCTCACCAAAGATAGCGTGCAGCAGGCGTTCTTCGGCAGTCAGTTCAGTTACACCCTTCGGAGTAACTTTACCTACCAGAATATCACCAGCGTTGATTTCCGCACCGATGCGGATGATGCCGCGCTCATCAAGATTGCGCAACGCTTCTTCACCGACATTCGGAATATCACGCGTAATCTCTTCAGGTCCCAGCTTGGTGTCACGAGCCTCGGATTCGTATTCCTCGATATGAATCGAAGTGTATACATCTTCCTTAACCAGTTTCTCACTCAGCAGGATCGCATCCTCGTAGTTGTAACCTTCCCAAGTCATGAACGCAACAACTACGTTGCGGCCAAGAGCAAGTTCGCCCATTTCCGTGGATGGTCCATCTGCCAGAATGTCGCCTTTCTTAACAATGTCGCCTCTTTTAGCCAGCGGACGTTGATTAATGCAGGTACCCTGGTTCGAACGCATAAATTTGTGTAATTTATATTTAACGATATCGCCTTTAACTTCCTTGCCTTCGACAGCTTCAACGCGGCGCAGCCAAATTTCGTTGGCCGACGAGCGTTCAATAATACCGTCATACTTGGAAACAATACACACGCCCGAATCCTTAGCGGATTTATGTTCCATTCCTGTGCCGACCAGCGGCGCTTTAGGAATTAGAAGCGGAACGGCCTGACGCTGCATGTTCGATCCCATCAGTGCGCGGTTGGAGTCATCGTTCTCAAGGAACGGAATGAGCGCCGTAGCGACCGATACAACCTGTTTCGGCGATACATCCATGTAATCCACGCGATTACTTGGCATTGTTGTAATGTTGTCTGAATCTTTGTTGTAACGAACGATAACCATGTCTTCTTTGAAGGAGCCCTCTTCGTCGATCAGTACGTTAGCCTGAGCAACTACATAGTTATCTTCTTCATCGGCAGTCAGGTAATCGATCTGCTCGGTCACCTTGCCAGTCTTCGGATCCACCCAACGGTACGGCGCTTCAATAAAGCCGTATTCATTGATGCGGGCAAAGGTGGACAAGGAGTTGATCAGCCCGATATTCGGACCTTCCGGCGTTTCAATTGGACACATACGGCCGTAGTGACTGTGATGGACGTCACGAACCTCAAAGCCCGCGCGTTCACGAGTCAGACCGCCGGGTCCGAGTGCCGATAGACGGCGTTTGTGCGTCAGTTCAGCCAGCGGGTTCGTCTGGTCCATAAATTGGGACAGCTGCGAACTACCGAAGAACTCTTTAATCGACGCGATAACCGGACGAATGTTGATCAAAGCCTGTGGCGTAATCGCATTAGCATCCTGAATCGACATTCTCTCACGCACTACGCGTTCCATACGGGACAACCCGATACGGAATTGGTTCTGCAGCAGTTCACCTACAGAACGCAAGCGACGGTTACCCAAGTGGTCGATATCATCGGTGTTGCCGATGCCGTGCAGCAAATTAATAAAGTAGCTGATTGAGGAGATAATATCAGCCTGAGTAATATGCTTCACTGATTTGTCGATATTGCCATTGGCAATCAGCTTGATAACCCGTCCTTCTTCAATCGGCGAGAACACGTCGATCGTTTGCAGAGGGATATCAATACTGTCCATAACCCCACCGCTTACACGGTAGTTTTTGGCAGCAACATTCTTCTCGAAATAAGGGATCAGCTCATCAAGCAGACGACGGTCAACCATTTGGCCGGATTCCGCCAGGATTTCACCTGTGGACTCATCAACCAGAGGTTGAGCCAAACGCTGATTGAACAGACGATTCTTAATGTGCAGCTTTTTGTTGATCTTATAGCGGCCTACATTGGCCAGATCATAGCGCTTCGGATCAAAGAAACGTGCAACCAAAAGGCTCTTGGCATTATCAAGTGTCGGCGGTTCGCCCGGACGCAGACGCTCGTAGATTTCGATAAGCGCCTTTTCCGTAGAGTCCGTGTTGTCTTTATCCAGCGTATTGCGAATATATTCATCATTGCCAAGCAGTTCCAGAATCTCGGCATCACTGCCG carries:
- the rpsL gene encoding 30S ribosomal protein S12, encoding MPTINQLVRKGRQAKIEKSKSPALQKGFNALKRETTNLSAPQKRGVCTRVGTMTPRKPNSALRKYARVRLTNRLEVTAYIPGIGHNLQEHSVVLLRGGKVKDLAGVRYHIVRGALDTAGVANRMQARSKYGAKRPKAKK
- a CDS encoding ribosomal L7Ae/L30e/S12e/Gadd45 family protein — translated: MTDDRGLQDAQVKIGTKQTVKAVELGQAAEVYVAEDGDQRLTSRIVMLCNKQGVKVSYVDTMLNLGKACGIEVGAAMAAVLKQ
- the rpoC gene encoding DNA-directed RNA polymerase subunit beta', producing the protein MLDVNNFEFMKIGLASPEKIRSWSRGEVKKPETINYRTLKPEKEGLFCERIFGPQKDWECHCGKYKRVRYKGVVCDRCGVEVTRAKVRRERMGHIELAAPVSHIWYFKGIPSRMGLALDMSPRSLEEIIYFASYVVTDPGETPLEKKQLLSEKEYRSYREKYGYGFQAGMGAEAVKKLLQDIDIEKELEFLKEELRTAQGQRRNRAIKRLEVIEAFRNSGNKPDWMIMDVLPVIPPELRPMVQLDGGRFATSDLNDLYRRVINRNNRLKRLLDLGAPDIIVQNEKRMLQEAVDALIDNGRRGRPVTGPGNRPLKSLSHMLKGKQGRFRQNLLGKRVDYSGRSVIVVGPYLKMYQCGLPKKMALELFKPFVMKELVNKGLAHNIKSAKRKVERVSPEVWDVLEEVIREHPVLLNRAPTLHRLGIQAFEPILVEGHAIRLHPLVCTAYNADFDGDQMAVHVPLSAEAQAEARLLMLASGNILNPKDGKPVVTPSQDMVLGTFYLTMDNKEEKGTGMILRTVNEAVSAYQRGTAGLHARVAIPVKALGKTCFTEQQQGAMLITTVGKIIFNEIYPSSFPYINEATKTNLLQGTPEKYFIYEKGADIRELIMNAPEASAVGKEYLGLIIARCFETYHTTKTSVILDKIKQLGFTYSTRSGVTVAVSDVIVPEEKATILKESEAKVDVVANQYRRGLITNDERYDRVIEIWSKTKDDLTNVLLKSMDRFNSIMLMVDSKARGNKSQITQLGGMRGLMATPSGRIFELPIKANFREGLTVLEYFISTHGARKGLADTALRTADSGYLTRRLVDVAQDVIVREEDCGTDKGFTVSRIQDGKEVIEDLYDRIEGRYSFETVRHPETKEILVHRNDLIDSDKAEAIVNAGVTKLQIRSVLSCRARHGVCKKCYGRNLATGKFVEIGEAVGIIAAQSIGEPGTQLTMRTFHTGGVAGDDITQGLPRIQELFEARNPKGQATISEIDGVIKEIRETKDRREIEVQGEAESKTYSITYGSRLRVSEGQEIEAGDELTDGSIDPKEMLRIKGIRGVQNYILQEVQRVYRNQGVEINDKHIEVMIKQMLRKIRIIDAGDTNLLPGAFADIHEYEAANKEAILSGNEPAVAKPVLLGITKASLETDSFLSAASFQETTRVLTDAAIKGKVDKLLGLKENVIIGKLIPAGTGMNRYRNVKLSDPNVESSQEALETVPAE
- the rpoB gene encoding DNA-directed RNA polymerase subunit beta translates to MAGHLVQYGRRTRRSYARINEVLEVPNLIEIQQKSYDWFLEEGLREMFQDISPIQDFTGNLVLEFIDYSLGEPKYTVDDAKERDVTYAAPLRVKVRLINKETGEVKEQEVFMGDFPLMTETGTFIINGAERVIVSQLVRSPSVYFSTKVDKNGKKTYTATVIPNRGAWLELETDAKDIMYVRIDRTRKIPVTVLLRALGFGSDAEILELLGNDEYIRNTLDKDNTDSTEKALIEIYERLRPGEPPTLDNAKSLLVARFFDPKRYDLANVGRYKINKKLHIKNRLFNQRLAQPLVDESTGEILAESGQMVDRRLLDELIPYFEKNVAAKNYRVSGGVMDSIDIPLQTIDVFSPIEEGRVIKLIANGNIDKSVKHITQADIISSISYFINLLHGIGNTDDIDHLGNRRLRSVGELLQNQFRIGLSRMERVVRERMSIQDANAITPQALINIRPVIASIKEFFGSSQLSQFMDQTNPLAELTHKRRLSALGPGGLTRERAGFEVRDVHHSHYGRMCPIETPEGPNIGLINSLSTFARINEYGFIEAPYRWVDPKTGKVTEQIDYLTADEEDNYVVAQANVLIDEEGSFKEDMVIVRYNKDSDNITTMPSNRVDYMDVSPKQVVSVATALIPFLENDDSNRALMGSNMQRQAVPLLIPKAPLVGTGMEHKSAKDSGVCIVSKYDGIIERSSANEIWLRRVEAVEGKEVKGDIVKYKLHKFMRSNQGTCINQRPLAKRGDIVKKGDILADGPSTEMGELALGRNVVVAFMTWEGYNYEDAILLSEKLVKEDVYTSIHIEEYESEARDTKLGPEEITRDIPNVGEEALRNLDERGIIRIGAEINAGDILVGKVTPKGVTELTAEERLLHAIFGEKAREVRDTSLRVPHGSDGIIVDVKVFTRENGDELPPGVNQLVRVYIAQKRKISEGDKMAGRHGNKGVVARILPEEDMPFLPDGTPVQVVLNPLGVPSRMNIGQVLEVHIGMAALQLGIHVATPVFDGARENDVFDTMEEAGMQRNGKTVLYDGRTGERFEREVTVGVMHMIKLAHMVDDKIHARSTGPYSLVTQQPLGGKAQFGGQRFGEMEVWALEAYGAAYTLQEILTVKSDDVVGRVKTYESIVKGENVPEPGVPESFKVLIKELQSLGMDVKILSGDEQEIEMKELDDEDETSGDKLSLNLEGAEVGIE